In Pongo abelii isolate AG06213 chromosome X, NHGRI_mPonAbe1-v2.0_pri, whole genome shotgun sequence, one DNA window encodes the following:
- the TCEAL5 gene encoding transcription elongation factor A protein-like 5, whose product MEKLYKENEGKPENERNLESEGKPEDEGSTEDEGKSDEEEKPDMEGKTECEGKRQDEGEPDDEGQLEDEGSQEKQGKSEGEGKPQSEGKPASQAKPESQPRAAEKRPAEDYVPRKAKRKTDRGTDDSPKDSQEDLQERHLSSEEVMRECGDVSRAQEELRKKQKMGGFHWMQRDVQDPFAPRGQRGVRGVRGGGRGQKDLEDVPYV is encoded by the coding sequence ATGGAAAAGctctacaaagaaaatgaaggaaagccAGAGAATGAAAGAAACCTAGAAAGTGAGGGAAAGCCAGAAGATGAGGGAAGTacagaagatgaaggaaagtcAGACGAGGAAGAAAAACCGGACATGGAGGGGAAGACAGAATGCGAGGGAAAGCGACAGGATGAGGGAGAGCCAGATGATGAGGGACAACTGGAAGATGAGGGAAGCCAGGAAAAGCAGGGCAAGTCTGAAGGTGAGGGCAAGCCACAAAGTGAGGGCAAGCCAGCCTCCCAGGCAAAGCCAGAGAGCCAGCCGCGGGCCGCCGAAAAGCGCCCGGCTGAAGATTATGTGCCccggaaagcaaaaagaaaaacggACAGGGGGACGGACGATTCCCCCAAGGACTCTCAGGAGGACTTACAAGAAAGGCATCTGAGCAGTGAGGAGGTGATGAGAGAATGTGGAGATGTGTCAAGGGCTCAGGAGGAGctaaggaaaaaacagaaaatgggtGGTTTTCATTGGATGCAAAGAGATGTACAGGATCCATTTGCCCCAAGGGGCCAACGGGGTGTGAGGGGAGTGAGGGGCGGAGGTAGGGGCCAGAAAGACTTAGAAGATGTTCCATATGTTTAA